Within the Enterobacter bugandensis genome, the region GCCGACCATCGCCACCAGCGCCAGCCCCTGACGCAGGCGAAGCTCGCCCGGCAGGCCCGCTTCGTCGAGAATTTTCAGCGCGCTGTCCGCCACTTCGGCGGTATAGCAGAACTGCAGCAGCTGACGATCGTTATGCACGCCAACGGCCAGCGGACGCACCTGGGCGCGTTTCAGGATCGTGTCGATATCTTTATGCGCCAGCCTGAAGTCCTGGCCCGCAGGGACCTGGAACTCGATCAGGCAGATGTCGTCGTGGCTGGTGACAATGCGCGCGCCCGTGCCGGACGCCAGCACGCGCTCAATGCGGGTAGACCCCTGATCCGGCGTATAGCTACAGCGCAGCTGCAGGTCAATATCGCTGCCGGAAACCGGCTGCAGCGTACGGGCGTGCAGCACCGGGGCCGCCAGACGCGCCAGCTCGCTGGCTTCGTCGAGACGCAGCAGCGGAAGCAGGCAGGCATCTTTCACTTTACGCGGGTCCGCGCTGTAGACACCGGCCACGTCGCTCCAGATGGTAACGCGGGACACGCCCGCCAGGGCACCAATTTGCGTTGCCGAGTAGTCCGAGCCGTTACGGCCCAGCAGCACGGTTTCACCGGCGTTGCTGCGGCTGATAAAGCCGGTGACGACAATACGTTTGCCCGGATGCTGCACCAGCAGCTGTTGCAGCAACGGATAGGACAACCCTTCGTCCACCTGCGGCTGCGCGGCGCGTTCCGCACGCAGGAAATCACGCGCGTCGAGCCAGGCCGCGTCTACGCCCAGGTGTTGCAGTACGGCGGCCATCAGGCGCGCGGACCACACTTCACCGTGGCCCACCACTTCGGCATACACCGCGTCGGTAATCCCGCTGTCCAGCAGAGCAGCCAGACGCTCAAGGTCATGCGTGAAGGCGCTGATCAGCCCGTCCGCCATGTCCGCAGGCAGCAGGCCGGCAATCAACTCGCTCTGGTAACGACGTAAGGACTGTTGCACCTGATGCGCAGAAAGGCGATCGGTCTGGCTCAGTTTCAGCCAGCTAATCAACTGGTTGGTGGTGCTGCCCGCCGCCGAGACAACCATCATGTCACCCGGCTGTGAATATTCGGTCATGATCCCTGCGACGCGCAGATAACATTTCACATCAGCAAGACTACTACCACCAAACTTGTGCAGCTGACGACCCTTCGCCCCTGCCTGCGCTATCACACTCATGATTACCCCTTGGCTGCGACCCGGAAGCCATTTTCCAGATCGGCAATTAAATCTTCAGAATCTTCAATACCGGTCGAGATACGCAGCAGCGTCTCGGAAATCCCGGCGGCGGCACGTGCTTCCGGTGCCATACCTGCGTGCGTCATGGTCGCGGCGTGGGAGATCAAGCTTTCAACCCCACCTAAGGATTCCGCCAGCGTAAACAATGACAGCCCGCTCAGGAAGCGACGCAGCGTTTGCTCGTCACCGTCCAGTTCAAAACTTAACATCGCGCCAAATCCCTTCTGCTGGCGCGCGGCAATCTCATGCCCCTGGTTTTCCGGCAGCGACGGGTGATAAAGCTTCTTCACCAGCGGCTGGGTTTTCAGGAAATCGACAATCGCCTGGGCATTACGCTGCGCCACGTCCATGCGCGGCGACAGCGTGCGGATGCCGCGCAACAGCAGGTAGCTGTCGAACGCGCCCGCGGTGACGCCGATGTTATTAGCCCACCATGCCAGTTCCGTGACAACGTCGGGATCTTTTGCAATCACCACGCCCGCTACCACGTCAGAATGGCCGTTCAGATATTTAGTACATGAATGCAATACCAGATCCGCACCCAGTGCTAACGGGTTCTGAAGGGCCGGACTGAGGAAGGTATTATCCACTACACTTATCGCTCCCGCATCCCTTGCGAGCTGACAAATTTTCGCAATGTCGACAACGCGCAACAATGGGTTGCTTGGACTTTCCACCAGAACCAGCTTCGGCTTCTCTGCCAGCGCCTGTTTCAGCGCCTGTTCGTCGTTTTGATCGACAAACAGCACGCGGTAGCAGCCGCGCTTTGCCAGGCTATCAAACAGACGATAGCTGCCGCCGTAACAGTCGTGCGGCGCAACCAGCAGATCGCCAGGCTTCAGGAACACCGTGGTCACCAGGTGAATGGCAGA harbors:
- the metB gene encoding cystathionine gamma-synthase gives rise to the protein MTRKQATIAVRSGLNDDEQYGCVVPPIHLSSTYNFTGFNEPRAHDYSRRGNPTRDVTQRALAELEGGAGAVLTNTGMSAIHLVTTVFLKPGDLLVAPHDCYGGSYRLFDSLAKRGCYRVLFVDQNDEQALKQALAEKPKLVLVESPSNPLLRVVDIAKICQLARDAGAISVVDNTFLSPALQNPLALGADLVLHSCTKYLNGHSDVVAGVVIAKDPDVVTELAWWANNIGVTAGAFDSYLLLRGIRTLSPRMDVAQRNAQAIVDFLKTQPLVKKLYHPSLPENQGHEIAARQQKGFGAMLSFELDGDEQTLRRFLSGLSLFTLAESLGGVESLISHAATMTHAGMAPEARAAAGISETLLRISTGIEDSEDLIADLENGFRVAAKG